In Chitinibacter sp. SCUT-21, a single genomic region encodes these proteins:
- a CDS encoding FAD-dependent monooxygenase — MLIKRLPLHVDILIVGGGPVGALLAQKLINSGHQALLVEAKCAVGKDPRALAIAQSSIAALHQVGLWSDELDATPIHKVHVSQAGTLGRTVLTAQDLDLPQLGCTIPYQSLAQHALNTVSMGKAPLALGMKVSKIEQLARFAQVTLQDSRDHSEHHLTCRLLVLADGGQLIDQLHDIQQTIKSYEQHAVLAKVTPKHPHQGIAFERFADDGPMALLPNGIDYTLVWTQTPEQAAARLALTEQEFISEIEQRFADRITGFSAVSERASWPLALKTLNSVVGERVVMIGNAAQTLHPVAGQGLNLGLRDADTLAQIICQTPKTALGEAAMLQRYRQLRSRDAGLVTAFTDSLIGIFDSPAAPMKHARSLALMAIDHCQWLRKGFAQRMVHGAR, encoded by the coding sequence ATGTTGATTAAACGTTTACCGTTGCATGTGGACATTTTGATTGTCGGCGGTGGCCCGGTTGGGGCCTTATTGGCTCAAAAACTAATCAACAGTGGCCATCAAGCACTGTTGGTTGAAGCCAAATGCGCCGTCGGCAAAGACCCTCGTGCCCTCGCGATTGCCCAGTCAAGCATTGCTGCACTTCACCAAGTCGGACTCTGGTCGGATGAATTGGATGCCACACCAATCCACAAAGTTCACGTTTCTCAAGCGGGGACCTTAGGGCGAACGGTGTTAACGGCTCAAGATTTGGATTTGCCCCAACTTGGCTGCACCATCCCCTACCAATCGCTGGCGCAACATGCCTTGAACACAGTGAGTATGGGCAAGGCTCCACTCGCTCTGGGAATGAAAGTGAGTAAGATCGAGCAATTGGCGCGTTTTGCCCAAGTGACTCTACAAGACAGTCGCGATCACAGCGAACATCACCTCACATGCCGACTTTTGGTGCTGGCGGACGGCGGCCAACTCATCGATCAATTACATGATATTCAGCAAACCATTAAATCGTACGAGCAACACGCGGTGCTGGCAAAAGTAACGCCAAAGCACCCACACCAGGGTATTGCTTTTGAGCGATTTGCTGATGATGGCCCCATGGCATTACTCCCCAATGGTATTGACTACACCCTAGTATGGACGCAAACACCAGAACAAGCAGCTGCGCGTCTAGCGCTGACTGAGCAGGAATTTATCTCCGAAATTGAGCAGCGCTTTGCCGATCGTATTACAGGTTTTAGTGCAGTCAGTGAGCGGGCGAGCTGGCCATTGGCGCTGAAAACGCTGAATTCGGTTGTTGGTGAACGCGTCGTCATGATTGGCAATGCGGCGCAAACCCTCCACCCGGTGGCGGGACAAGGACTTAATCTCGGTTTACGTGACGCCGATACCCTGGCGCAAATTATCTGCCAAACGCCAAAGACTGCCCTAGGTGAAGCTGCAATGCTGCAACGCTATCGCCAGCTACGCTCGCGCGACGCTGGCTTGGTTACCGCCTTTACCGATAGCCTCATTGGCATTTTTGACTCACCAGCCGCACCGATGAAACATGCGCGCAGCTTGGCTTTAATGGCAATCGACCATTGCCAGTGGCTACGCAAAGGCTTTGCTCAGCGGATGGTTCATGGTGCAAGATAA
- a CDS encoding AEC family transporter, protein MIIVLIGWLYARYRVVDMSTANRLNVELLSPLLVFSAMTSKNAALGQYGQLLLFATVIILSSGVVAYALAARLGFNKLAFSVPQMFTNTGNMGLPLWLFAFGESHFPAAIAIFILTNLLHFTLGIKLFNRAAPLSDVLKTPMIWALAAGLLVQNTGLALPIWLLKPIKMLGEIAIPLMLFALGVRMAQFKVTRWGAGLLGGLLCPAVGLAIAWPLAHYLPSGQAGILLLFAALPPAVLNYLFAEQYQQDPELVAALVVAGTLCSLVSIPLALWLGFNTLA, encoded by the coding sequence ATGATTATTGTGCTTATTGGCTGGCTATACGCGCGCTATCGCGTCGTTGACATGAGCACTGCTAACCGCTTGAACGTTGAGTTGCTCTCCCCGCTTTTAGTCTTCAGTGCAATGACCAGCAAAAATGCGGCGCTTGGCCAATATGGGCAGTTATTGTTATTTGCCACGGTAATCATTTTGAGTAGTGGCGTGGTGGCCTACGCACTTGCCGCACGCTTGGGCTTCAATAAGCTGGCATTTAGTGTGCCGCAAATGTTCACCAATACCGGCAATATGGGGCTACCTTTGTGGCTATTTGCCTTTGGCGAAAGTCACTTCCCCGCCGCTATTGCAATTTTCATTCTGACCAATCTGCTGCATTTCACGCTAGGCATTAAATTATTTAACCGCGCGGCACCATTGAGCGATGTCTTGAAGACGCCGATGATCTGGGCCTTAGCTGCGGGACTACTCGTACAAAACACCGGCTTAGCACTACCGATCTGGCTATTAAAACCGATTAAAATGCTTGGAGAAATTGCCATACCACTGATGTTGTTCGCGCTAGGCGTGCGGATGGCGCAATTTAAAGTGACGCGCTGGGGCGCCGGTTTACTAGGTGGTTTGCTTTGCCCCGCCGTTGGTCTAGCTATAGCCTGGCCCTTAGCGCATTACCTCCCAAGTGGCCAAGCTGGAATTTTACTGCTGTTTGCCGCCTTACCACCCGCGGTACTCAATTACCTGTTTGCCGAGCAATATCAACAAGATCCCGAGTTGGTTGCAGCTTTAGTCGTTGCAGGCACTTTATGTTCATTGGTGTCAATTCCACTGGCACTCTGGCTTGGTTTTAATACCCTAGCCTAG
- a CDS encoding EAL domain-containing protein, protein MLAYLCAALVDFSLLKTEHAFAVVSLSGGVALLACLNQGWRVLPNLVVGFALQAMLLGLSFGEAMVWVCTRSLCATLACYLIKRRSAMHEFRTQQAVDLLWYGAGLASAVYALSITELLPHWLPNGVSTFNSFAMLWLGEALGLLILVPCFYALRHDGHELRANWLIEVTTLVSIAASGAMLLLAHFDRGSLQLTYLCFPLLAWSALRLGQVGNSALTLVWLLILGSPTVGNTLPYDEIVRQLILLAMALQMGILLSSIRRENEQAVADARLAKQVFQHASEGIMMISADHHVVAVNPAFSRITGYSEADALGRPSRIFDTRPGNPNHSQGQLLSDLEASGHWEGEMQDKRKSGELYPAWLSISAVHDNEGRLRRYVGIFSDYTSRKQAEQKAQYLASHDSLTELYNRNGFHEALARALTRASTKRRCLALLFIDLDRFKSINDTLGHDIGDQLLRIVAQRLVQHLKQDDIVARLGGDEFTVVLENIHLIRQVNDVAERLLQAIAEPYLINGQQLFVTGSIGISLYPNDGGQASQLMRNADLAMYRAKDIGKNAFQFFSHDMNSQNTQQFSVQAALRFALEREQLQLVFQPQMNLATGQLSGMECLLRWQHPEMGWISPAEFIPIAEETGMIIPIGHWVLLQACKTAQAWRDQGLLVPKMAVNLSVRQFKPMVLVEQVASVLAETGFPAYLLELEVTESLIMRRINEAVEIMNALKAMGVSLAIDDFGTGYSSLSQLKNLPLDILKIDRSFIEGLPHNYDDTAIAQTIIAMAKKLSLSVVAEGVETEAQMQALRSAGCDTLQGYFYSHPLDAAEMAMLMQRV, encoded by the coding sequence TTGCTAGCCTACCTATGTGCCGCCCTGGTTGATTTTTCTTTATTAAAAACCGAGCATGCTTTTGCTGTTGTAAGCCTAAGCGGTGGCGTGGCGCTGCTGGCTTGTCTCAATCAGGGATGGCGAGTCTTACCTAATTTGGTGGTGGGGTTTGCGCTGCAAGCAATGCTATTGGGCTTGTCATTTGGTGAGGCGATGGTTTGGGTTTGTACCCGTTCGCTTTGCGCTACATTGGCGTGTTATCTAATAAAAAGACGCAGTGCGATGCATGAGTTTCGCACCCAACAAGCCGTAGACTTGCTCTGGTATGGCGCCGGTCTCGCCAGTGCAGTGTATGCGCTGAGCATTACCGAACTACTCCCCCATTGGTTGCCTAATGGCGTCAGCACCTTCAATAGCTTTGCCATGCTGTGGTTGGGTGAGGCATTGGGTTTACTCATTTTGGTACCCTGTTTTTACGCGCTACGCCACGATGGACATGAGTTAAGAGCTAACTGGTTAATCGAAGTAACCACTTTGGTTTCGATTGCAGCCTCGGGCGCGATGTTATTGCTGGCGCATTTTGACCGTGGTAGTTTGCAGCTGACTTATTTGTGTTTTCCATTATTGGCCTGGTCCGCCTTGCGATTGGGGCAGGTTGGGAACTCAGCCCTAACCTTAGTTTGGCTATTAATCTTAGGCAGCCCAACGGTGGGCAATACCTTGCCGTATGACGAGATCGTTAGGCAATTAATTTTGCTTGCGATGGCGTTACAAATGGGAATTTTGCTGTCTAGTATTCGGCGCGAAAATGAACAGGCCGTTGCCGATGCACGCTTAGCTAAGCAGGTCTTCCAGCACGCATCGGAAGGCATCATGATGATTTCCGCAGATCATCACGTGGTTGCGGTAAATCCTGCCTTTAGTCGTATTACCGGCTATTCCGAGGCCGATGCCTTGGGCCGTCCTTCCCGAATATTTGACACCCGCCCTGGAAACCCCAATCACAGTCAAGGTCAATTGCTCAGCGATCTTGAAGCCAGTGGGCATTGGGAAGGCGAAATGCAAGATAAGCGTAAAAGTGGCGAGTTATATCCAGCATGGCTATCGATCAGTGCCGTGCATGATAACGAAGGTCGACTTAGGCGTTATGTGGGGATTTTTTCTGACTACACGAGTCGCAAGCAAGCGGAACAAAAAGCGCAATATTTGGCAAGTCATGATTCACTTACCGAGTTATATAACCGTAATGGATTTCACGAAGCACTCGCTCGGGCTTTGACGCGAGCCAGTACCAAGCGTCGCTGTCTCGCTTTACTGTTTATTGACTTGGATCGGTTTAAATCAATCAATGACACCTTAGGGCATGATATTGGCGATCAGTTGTTGCGCATCGTCGCGCAGCGTTTAGTTCAGCACCTAAAACAAGATGATATTGTTGCCAGATTAGGTGGTGATGAATTTACTGTGGTGCTGGAGAATATCCATCTAATCCGTCAAGTCAATGACGTTGCGGAGCGGCTGTTGCAGGCCATTGCTGAGCCTTATTTGATCAATGGCCAGCAACTCTTTGTCACGGGCTCGATTGGCATTAGTTTGTACCCCAACGATGGTGGCCAAGCATCGCAGCTGATGCGCAACGCCGATTTGGCGATGTATCGCGCGAAAGATATTGGTAAAAATGCCTTTCAGTTTTTCTCGCATGATATGAATAGCCAAAATACTCAGCAGTTCTCTGTGCAGGCCGCCTTGCGTTTTGCTTTAGAGCGTGAGCAATTACAACTGGTTTTTCAGCCGCAAATGAATTTGGCTACCGGGCAATTGAGTGGCATGGAATGTTTACTACGCTGGCAACACCCTGAAATGGGGTGGATTTCACCGGCGGAATTTATTCCAATTGCCGAAGAAACTGGCATGATAATTCCGATTGGGCATTGGGTTTTATTGCAGGCATGCAAAACGGCTCAAGCATGGCGAGATCAAGGCTTGTTGGTGCCGAAAATGGCCGTGAATCTATCGGTGCGACAATTTAAGCCCATGGTATTGGTTGAACAAGTCGCTAGTGTATTGGCAGAAACCGGTTTCCCCGCCTATTTGCTGGAATTGGAAGTGACCGAAAGCCTGATTATGCGGCGTATTAATGAAGCCGTAGAGATTATGAATGCGCTCAAAGCAATGGGGGTCAGCTTAGCGATCGATGATTTCGGCACTGGGTACTCCTCGTTGTCGCAATTGAAAAACCTGCCGCTGGATATTCTAAAAATCGATCGCTCATTTATTGAAGGTTTGCCGCATAACTACGATGACACGGCGATTGCGCAAACCATTATTGCGATGGCAAAAAAATTAAGTCTGAGTGTGGTGGCTGAAGGGGTTGAAACCGAAGCGCAAATGCAAGCTCTGCGCAGTGCTGGGTGCGATACCCTACAGGGCTATTTTTATTCTCATCCGCTCGATGCCGCTGAGATGGCCATGTTAATGCAGAGGGTATAG